One region of Halomonas huangheensis genomic DNA includes:
- a CDS encoding efflux RND transporter periplasmic adaptor subunit — translation MLVAMMVVLGAIATTGCDSHADSLEQEAPPPPEVSVAEVVVQDVSFWDEFTGHIEAVETVELRSRVAGYIDSIHYTEGQSVDKGDVLFTIDQRPYRASLDSAEADLQRARARVELTHGEAARAERLAQTQAISREELDQRRAASLQAQADLHAAQAALETARLNMEFTEVRAPVAGRTGRALITVGNLVSDASLLTSIVSLDKVHVHFYSDERTWLQYGDMTRSGERLNSRENRTPVRVGLANDGGYPYSGEVDFVDNQLDADSGTILIRAVLDNDAGRFSPGMFARVQMRGGSSDSAILVDDKAILTDQDRKYVYVVDAEGLAIRKDVKLGRMADGLRVIQTGLEPGDRVVVRGIQRIFYPGMQVAAENIEMSGEEPASRELATSH, via the coding sequence ATGTTAGTAGCCATGATGGTGGTGCTTGGTGCCATTGCGACGACCGGTTGCGATAGTCACGCCGACAGTCTGGAGCAGGAGGCGCCACCGCCACCGGAGGTCAGTGTAGCCGAGGTGGTGGTCCAGGATGTGAGTTTCTGGGACGAGTTTACGGGCCACATCGAGGCGGTAGAGACGGTGGAACTGCGTTCGCGAGTTGCCGGCTACATCGACAGCATCCATTACACCGAGGGCCAGAGCGTCGACAAGGGAGATGTCCTGTTCACCATCGATCAGCGTCCTTATCGTGCCAGCCTGGATAGCGCAGAGGCCGACCTACAGCGTGCTCGCGCACGGGTCGAGCTAACCCATGGTGAGGCTGCCCGTGCCGAGCGCCTGGCCCAGACCCAGGCGATTTCCCGGGAAGAACTGGACCAGCGTAGAGCTGCGTCACTCCAGGCTCAGGCCGATCTGCATGCGGCCCAGGCCGCACTCGAGACGGCGCGCTTGAACATGGAATTCACCGAGGTCCGTGCACCAGTCGCAGGCCGAACCGGTCGAGCGCTGATCACTGTCGGCAATCTGGTGTCGGACGCGTCCCTATTAACCAGCATTGTCTCTCTGGACAAGGTTCATGTTCATTTCTACAGCGACGAGCGGACCTGGCTGCAGTACGGCGACATGACCCGTTCCGGAGAGCGCCTCAATTCTCGTGAGAATAGAACGCCAGTGCGCGTTGGGCTAGCAAACGATGGGGGCTATCCCTACAGCGGCGAAGTGGACTTTGTCGATAATCAGTTGGATGCCGACTCAGGCACCATTCTGATCCGTGCCGTGCTCGACAATGACGCTGGGCGCTTCTCGCCCGGTATGTTTGCCAGGGTACAGATGCGTGGCGGCAGTTCCGATAGTGCCATTCTCGTCGATGACAAGGCCATCTTGACCGATCAGGACCGCAAGTATGTCTACGTTGTCGACGCCGAGGGTCTCGCCATCCGTAAGGATGTGAAGCTCGGGCGTATGGCTGATGGATTGCGGGTGATCCAGACGGGCCTGGAACCGGGAGACCGAGTGGTGGTGCGCGGTATTCAGCGGATCTTCTATCCAGGCATGCAGGTGGCTGCGGAAAACATCGAGATGTCCGGAGAGGAGCCTGCCTCACGGGAGCTGGCCACGAGTCATTGA
- the betI gene encoding transcriptional regulator BetI — protein MPKVGMEPIRRQQLINATMTAINEVGLADATVIRIARHAGVSAGIISHYFGGKDGLLEATMRQILHDLGSAVSDRRKALTDTSPRAHLSAIIDGNFDSSQVNASAARTWLAFWASSVHKPELQRLQYVNDRRLYANLCHQFRRLMPREDARYSARGMAAMIDGLWLRGALSPEGLDVTKARRVAIEYLDRLLRDYEG, from the coding sequence GTGCCCAAGGTAGGAATGGAGCCGATACGCCGCCAGCAATTGATCAATGCCACCATGACGGCGATCAACGAGGTTGGCCTTGCCGATGCCACAGTGATACGCATCGCCCGTCACGCGGGGGTATCCGCCGGCATCATCAGCCATTATTTCGGCGGCAAGGACGGCTTGCTGGAAGCCACCATGCGCCAGATTCTCCACGATCTTGGTTCTGCGGTGAGCGATAGACGCAAGGCTCTGACAGACACCAGCCCTCGCGCTCATCTTTCGGCAATCATCGATGGCAACTTCGACTCGTCTCAGGTCAACGCCAGCGCCGCACGCACCTGGCTGGCCTTCTGGGCAAGCTCGGTGCACAAGCCGGAGTTGCAACGCCTGCAATACGTCAACGACCGCCGCCTGTACGCTAACCTCTGCCACCAGTTCCGCCGCCTGATGCCGCGTGAAGATGCACGCTACTCCGCCCGTGGCATGGCGGCCATGATCGATGGGCTATGGCTGCGCGGCGCATTATCACCGGAAGGTCTGGACGTTACCAAAGCACGGCGTGTTGCCATCGAGTATCTCGATCGACTACTCCGCGACTACGAAGGTTGA
- a CDS encoding efflux RND transporter permease subunit gives MDFARFFIDRPIFAGVLSILIFISGLITIPLMPVSEYPDVVPPSVVVRTVYPGANPKVIAETVATPLEDAINGVEDMMYLKSVAGSDGVLQVTVTFRPGTDPDDATVKVQNRVSQALARLPEDVRRQEVTTQKQSPTFLMVVHLTSPDGRYDTLYLRNYARLHVKDALARIQGVGDAQIFGGGDYAMRAWLDPDRVAARGLTAGDVVEAIREQNVQVSAGQLGAEPIPDSDFLTLINARGRLTSEQEFSDIVVKTGSDGQITYLSDVARLELGANDYSLRSKLDGSDAVALGVFQAPGANALEIQENVIATMDELAQQFPEGVEYEAVYDTTIFVRDSIESVVKTLLEAVLLVVLVVTLFLQTWRASIIPLIAVPVSVVGTFAVLYLLGFSINTLTLFGLVLAIGIVVDDAIVVVENVERNIEEGLAPLAAAHQAMKEVSGPIIAIGLVLCAVFVPMAFLSGVTGQFYRQFAATIAISTVISTVNSLTLSPALAALLLKPHDAPKDRLTRIIDGLFGWLFRPFNRFFLASSRRYQGGVSRSLRRRGVVFGIYALLLVGTGVMFQAVPPGFIPTQDKQYLIAGVKLPEGASLSRTDEMLSQVGEIAMESEGVTHTIAFPGLNALQFTSTPNSGVVFLPLAPFSERSRSAAEINAEINQKIAGLQEGFAFSFMPPPILGLGNGNGWQMFIEDRAGLGYGALQGAVQSFQGAVAQTPGMGFPITSYQANVPQLDAEVDRVKAKAQGVPLTGLFNTLQTYLGSTYVNDFNQFGRTWQVIAQADASHRDNVEDIANLRTRNDRGEMVPIGSVVDIQWTFGPDPVLRYNGYPAADLAGEADPLVLSSTQAMEALSELAAEVLPNGMSFEWTDLSFQQSTQGNAALIVFPLSVLLVFLALAALYESWTLPLAVILIVPMCMLSALFGVHLMAGDNNIFVQVGLVVLIGLACKNAILIVEFARELEMQGRGIVEAALEACRLRLRPIIMTSITFTAAVVPLMLASGAGAEVRQALGTAVFAGMVGVTLFGLFLTPVFYVALRKLVTRGERTSQAQEGYQA, from the coding sequence ATGGATTTTGCCAGGTTTTTCATTGACCGCCCGATCTTCGCCGGGGTGCTGTCGATCCTTATCTTTATCTCGGGGTTGATCACCATACCGCTGATGCCGGTCAGCGAGTACCCGGACGTGGTGCCACCCTCGGTAGTGGTACGCACGGTCTATCCCGGCGCCAATCCCAAGGTCATCGCCGAGACGGTAGCCACACCGCTGGAGGATGCGATCAATGGCGTTGAGGACATGATGTACCTCAAGTCGGTGGCTGGTTCCGATGGTGTACTGCAGGTAACCGTAACCTTCCGTCCCGGTACCGATCCGGATGACGCGACGGTCAAGGTACAGAACCGGGTCAGCCAGGCGCTGGCGCGATTGCCTGAGGATGTGCGCCGACAGGAGGTGACCACGCAGAAACAGTCACCGACCTTTTTGATGGTCGTGCACCTGACCTCTCCGGATGGCCGCTATGACACCCTGTATCTGCGAAACTATGCCCGCCTGCACGTCAAGGATGCTCTGGCACGTATCCAGGGCGTCGGTGATGCGCAGATTTTCGGTGGCGGTGATTATGCCATGCGCGCCTGGCTTGATCCGGACAGGGTTGCTGCTCGAGGGCTCACGGCCGGCGACGTAGTGGAGGCGATCCGTGAGCAGAACGTTCAGGTTTCGGCCGGTCAGCTCGGCGCCGAGCCGATTCCCGATAGCGACTTCCTGACCTTGATCAATGCCAGAGGACGGCTGACCTCCGAACAGGAATTCAGCGACATCGTGGTCAAGACCGGTAGCGACGGACAGATCACCTATTTGTCCGATGTGGCCCGTCTGGAGCTGGGGGCCAATGACTACAGCCTGCGTTCGAAGCTGGACGGCAGCGACGCGGTCGCACTTGGTGTCTTCCAGGCGCCGGGGGCGAATGCCCTGGAAATCCAGGAAAACGTCATCGCGACCATGGATGAACTTGCCCAGCAGTTCCCGGAGGGAGTTGAGTACGAGGCGGTGTATGACACCACCATCTTCGTGCGCGACTCGATCGAGTCGGTGGTCAAGACGCTGCTTGAGGCGGTACTGCTGGTGGTGTTGGTGGTGACGCTGTTCCTGCAGACCTGGCGCGCGTCGATCATTCCGCTGATCGCAGTGCCGGTGTCGGTGGTGGGCACTTTCGCGGTGCTCTATCTGTTGGGATTCTCGATCAATACTCTGACCCTGTTCGGCCTGGTGCTGGCGATCGGCATCGTGGTTGATGATGCGATCGTGGTGGTAGAGAACGTCGAGCGCAACATTGAGGAGGGCCTGGCGCCGCTTGCCGCCGCGCACCAGGCAATGAAGGAAGTATCGGGCCCCATTATCGCCATCGGCCTGGTATTGTGTGCGGTGTTTGTGCCAATGGCATTTCTGTCCGGTGTCACTGGGCAATTCTATCGCCAGTTCGCGGCCACCATCGCCATTTCCACGGTGATCTCCACGGTCAACTCGCTGACCCTGTCACCGGCGTTGGCGGCGCTGCTGCTCAAACCACACGATGCCCCAAAGGATCGCCTCACGCGGATAATCGACGGGTTGTTTGGCTGGTTGTTCCGCCCGTTCAATCGCTTCTTTCTCGCCAGCTCCAGACGCTACCAGGGAGGCGTTTCGCGCAGTCTACGGCGGCGAGGTGTGGTGTTCGGCATTTATGCGCTGCTGCTGGTCGGAACAGGGGTGATGTTCCAGGCGGTGCCGCCGGGGTTCATCCCGACCCAGGATAAGCAGTACTTGATCGCAGGCGTGAAGTTGCCGGAAGGAGCTTCGCTTTCGCGTACCGATGAGATGTTGAGCCAGGTGGGCGAGATCGCCATGGAGAGTGAGGGCGTAACCCACACGATTGCCTTCCCGGGGCTCAATGCGCTGCAGTTTACCAGCACGCCCAACAGCGGAGTGGTGTTCCTGCCTCTGGCCCCGTTCTCCGAACGGAGCCGCTCGGCGGCCGAGATCAATGCCGAAATCAACCAGAAGATAGCCGGATTGCAGGAGGGGTTCGCGTTCTCGTTCATGCCACCGCCGATCCTCGGCCTGGGCAACGGCAATGGCTGGCAGATGTTTATCGAGGACCGCGCAGGGCTCGGCTATGGCGCGCTACAGGGAGCCGTGCAGTCGTTTCAAGGTGCGGTCGCACAGACGCCGGGTATGGGCTTCCCGATCACCAGCTATCAGGCCAATGTGCCGCAGCTTGATGCCGAGGTCGACCGGGTGAAGGCCAAGGCTCAGGGCGTGCCATTGACGGGGCTGTTCAATACTCTGCAAACCTATCTTGGCTCGACTTACGTCAATGATTTCAACCAGTTTGGTCGGACATGGCAGGTGATAGCCCAGGCCGATGCTTCCCACCGCGATAACGTGGAGGATATCGCCAACCTGCGTACTCGTAATGATCGCGGAGAAATGGTGCCGATCGGCTCTGTGGTGGATATTCAGTGGACCTTTGGCCCGGATCCGGTGCTGCGTTACAACGGCTATCCTGCCGCTGACCTGGCTGGTGAGGCGGATCCTCTAGTGTTGTCCTCGACTCAAGCGATGGAGGCACTGAGCGAACTCGCTGCTGAGGTATTGCCCAACGGGATGAGCTTCGAGTGGACCGATCTGAGTTTTCAGCAGAGCACTCAAGGCAATGCCGCCTTGATAGTGTTCCCGCTGTCGGTGTTGCTGGTGTTCCTTGCCCTGGCTGCGCTATACGAGAGCTGGACCTTGCCGCTGGCGGTGATTCTGATTGTACCGATGTGCATGCTTTCGGCTCTGTTCGGCGTGCATTTGATGGCGGGTGACAACAATATCTTCGTTCAGGTCGGGCTGGTGGTGTTGATTGGACTGGCCTGCAAGAACGCTATCCTGATCGTTGAGTTTGCGCGCGAACTGGAGATGCAGGGGCGGGGTATCGTCGAAGCAGCGCTGGAGGCCTGTCGTCTACGCCTGCGTCCGATCATCATGACCTCGATCACCTTTACCGCAGCGGTGGTGCCGCTGATGCTGGCCAGTGGTGCTGGAGCTGAAGTGCGGCAGGCACTAGGCACGGCGGTGTTCGCAGGGATGGTGGGCGTCACGCTGTTCGGACTGTTCCTCACGCCAGTGTTCTATGTGGCACTGCGCAAGTTGGTGACTCGCGGTGAGCGGACTTCGCAGGCACAAGAGGGGTATCAGGCCTGA
- a CDS encoding VIT1/CCC1 transporter family protein, which yields MSSPNRERLFADHRPAAVRRRLMAPVRASVFPDAVLGGIDGCVTTFAVVSSAFGAGFSPQVALVLGAANLIADGFSMAVSNYEAGQAQLAHVASAERTERQHIALVPEGEREEVRQLFRAKGFEGELLEQVVDTLCRDPDIWVSTMLREEYGLSTEGVSPLRAALATFSTFIVIGSIPLLPYLIPGLGVTTQFFCSLGLAAGIFVGVGLLKSVVYGLPVWRSGLRTLLMGAAAAGLAYTTARFAQWLLDG from the coding sequence ATGTCATCACCAAACCGCGAACGCCTATTCGCAGACCATCGCCCCGCAGCGGTGCGACGTCGTCTGATGGCTCCAGTGCGGGCGTCGGTCTTTCCCGATGCGGTGCTTGGCGGCATTGATGGTTGTGTGACCACATTTGCAGTGGTATCCAGCGCATTCGGTGCTGGCTTTTCACCACAAGTAGCACTGGTACTTGGGGCCGCCAACTTGATTGCCGATGGTTTCAGCATGGCAGTCAGTAATTATGAGGCTGGTCAGGCGCAGCTTGCCCATGTCGCCAGTGCCGAACGCACCGAACGACAGCATATTGCTCTGGTACCGGAAGGTGAGCGTGAGGAAGTCCGGCAACTATTTCGAGCCAAGGGATTTGAGGGCGAGCTGCTTGAGCAGGTAGTGGACACCCTGTGTCGAGATCCTGATATCTGGGTATCCACCATGCTGCGGGAGGAGTACGGTTTGTCTACTGAAGGAGTCAGCCCGCTGCGAGCGGCGCTTGCAACCTTCAGTACCTTCATTGTTATTGGCTCTATTCCATTGTTGCCCTATCTGATACCCGGGCTTGGCGTTACCACTCAGTTCTTTTGCAGCCTGGGACTGGCTGCCGGCATTTTCGTAGGCGTCGGTCTACTGAAGAGTGTGGTATATGGCCTACCGGTGTGGCGCTCTGGGCTGCGTACCTTGCTGATGGGCGCAGCAGCGGCAGGCCTGGCCTATACTACTGCGCGCTTCGCTCAGTGGCTGCTGGATGGATGA
- a CDS encoding LysR family transcriptional regulator, producing the protein MQPDLNDALIFARVVEQGSFTAASRLLSIPKTTVSRKVQTLELRLGARLLNRTTRKLSLTEAGSVYYDYCSRIVQDMDEAESAVQQLEGNPRGWLRVTAPFTMCTEFTSTLVRDFRELYPAVKIELVLSNDRLDLVAHQIDVALRVGELPDSSLVARHLASYRSFVYASDSYIARHGEPQTPAELARHPALAKSMDQRGQRYFWELHKGDHREEIEIDPVAVANDPFVLRGLLVEGHGVMLTSEIVACLGPEERQLRRILPEWEGPEVEFNAVFPGGRLISPKVRTFVDFVVERTRLDHIMPAHWQPLVQPAAESVTPVDETA; encoded by the coding sequence ATGCAACCGGATCTCAATGACGCCTTGATCTTTGCCAGGGTCGTAGAACAAGGCAGTTTTACTGCGGCCTCCAGGCTGCTGAGCATTCCCAAGACCACTGTGAGTCGCAAGGTCCAGACGCTGGAGCTGCGCCTCGGCGCACGGCTGCTGAACCGAACCACCCGTAAGCTGAGCCTGACCGAAGCAGGCTCTGTCTACTACGACTACTGCAGTCGCATTGTCCAGGATATGGACGAGGCAGAGAGCGCCGTCCAGCAATTGGAGGGCAACCCACGGGGCTGGCTGCGAGTTACCGCTCCATTCACCATGTGTACCGAATTCACCTCGACACTGGTACGAGACTTCCGCGAGCTGTACCCGGCGGTAAAGATCGAGTTGGTGCTGTCCAACGACCGGCTCGACCTGGTGGCCCATCAGATTGACGTGGCGCTGCGCGTTGGAGAACTTCCGGACTCAAGCCTGGTGGCCCGCCACCTGGCCAGCTACCGTTCGTTCGTCTATGCCAGCGACAGCTATATCGCCCGCCACGGAGAGCCTCAGACGCCTGCGGAGCTGGCCCGCCACCCCGCTCTGGCCAAATCCATGGACCAGCGAGGTCAACGTTACTTCTGGGAGTTGCACAAAGGGGACCATCGGGAGGAGATCGAAATAGACCCGGTTGCCGTCGCCAACGATCCATTCGTGCTGAGAGGGCTACTGGTCGAGGGCCATGGAGTGATGCTGACCAGTGAGATCGTTGCCTGCCTGGGGCCAGAAGAGCGCCAGTTGCGGCGCATCCTGCCAGAGTGGGAGGGACCCGAAGTCGAGTTCAATGCCGTATTCCCGGGCGGCCGCCTGATCTCACCCAAGGTGCGAACCTTCGTTGACTTCGTGGTGGAACGCACTCGCCTCGACCATATCATGCCCGCACATTGGCAACCTCTTGTCCAACCGGCAGCGGAGAGCGTCACTCCAGTAGACGAAACGGCCTGA
- the gfa gene encoding S-(hydroxymethyl)glutathione synthase, with amino-acid sequence MNDIRIHPAVDDGVRAGSDNFEGGSLHCHCTDSPVEVTVKAQCAHNHVCGCTKCWKPEGALFSMVAVVPRDTLSVTANEDKLEVVDASAAIQRHACRGCGVHMFGRIENTDHPFHGLDFIHTELSEDSGWAAPEFAAFVSSIIESGAHPDNMDKVRGRLKQLGLEPYDCLSPPLMDAIASHTARARGVL; translated from the coding sequence ATGAACGATATCAGGATTCATCCCGCCGTAGACGACGGGGTACGTGCCGGCAGTGATAACTTTGAAGGAGGCAGCCTGCATTGCCACTGTACCGACAGCCCTGTCGAGGTCACAGTCAAGGCACAGTGTGCCCACAACCACGTTTGCGGCTGTACCAAGTGCTGGAAGCCTGAAGGTGCTTTGTTTTCGATGGTCGCTGTGGTACCCCGAGATACCCTCAGCGTCACCGCCAATGAGGACAAGTTGGAGGTGGTCGATGCTTCGGCCGCCATCCAGCGGCATGCCTGCAGAGGATGCGGGGTCCATATGTTCGGTCGTATCGAGAATACCGACCATCCTTTCCACGGCCTGGACTTCATCCACACAGAACTCTCCGAAGACTCCGGTTGGGCGGCCCCTGAATTTGCTGCCTTCGTCTCCTCGATCATCGAGTCGGGGGCCCATCCAGACAACATGGACAAGGTACGCGGCCGGCTCAAGCAGCTGGGCCTGGAGCCCTATGACTGTCTGTCACCACCGCTGATGGATGCCATTGCTTCCCATACGGCCAGAGCCAGGGGAGTTCTATGA
- the betB gene encoding betaine-aldehyde dehydrogenase, producing MATFDTDSHSTHSTDTHLAPVTLYIDGQRQNATSGDTFSVTNPYDGSPLAEVQVASEADVDAAVASAARGQKIWGAMSGMERGRVMQRAVALLRERNDDIAHLETLNTGKPLSETSSVDIVTGADVLEYYAGLAAAVEGSQIPLREDSFVYTRREPLGVIGSIGAWNYPIQIACWKAAPALAAGNAVVFKPSEVTPLTTMMLAEIFTEAGLPDGVFNVVHGAASVGQAITAHPHIAKVSFTGEVGTGKKVMSASAASSLKDVTMELGGKSPLIVCRDADLDRAADAAMMANFYSSGQICTNGTRVFVDSAIKAEFEERIVERVARIKAGDPLDPQVNFGPLVSFEHQAKVLSYIELGKQEGARVLAGGESWNEGDWANGAWAAPTVFTDCSDEMRIVREEIFGPVMSILSFDDDEEAIARANNTTYGLAAGVFTESLNRAHRMIHRLEAGICWINTWGESPAEMPVGGYKQSGVGRENGIETLAHYTQTKSVQVEMGPFASVF from the coding sequence ATGGCAACTTTCGATACTGATTCCCACAGCACGCACTCCACCGACACTCATCTCGCTCCGGTGACGCTCTATATAGATGGCCAGCGCCAGAACGCCACTTCTGGAGACACCTTCAGCGTCACCAACCCCTACGATGGCAGCCCGCTTGCCGAGGTTCAGGTCGCCAGCGAGGCCGATGTCGACGCAGCCGTCGCTTCAGCCGCGCGTGGCCAGAAGATATGGGGCGCAATGTCGGGCATGGAGCGCGGACGTGTCATGCAACGTGCCGTCGCACTATTGCGTGAGCGTAACGACGATATCGCACACCTGGAAACGCTCAACACCGGCAAGCCGCTGAGTGAGACCAGCAGCGTCGACATCGTGACCGGTGCCGACGTCCTGGAATACTACGCAGGCCTGGCCGCTGCCGTCGAAGGCAGTCAGATTCCGCTGCGTGAGGACAGCTTCGTCTATACCCGTCGTGAACCACTGGGCGTCATCGGCTCCATCGGCGCCTGGAACTATCCGATCCAGATTGCCTGCTGGAAGGCTGCTCCCGCGCTGGCTGCCGGTAATGCGGTAGTGTTCAAGCCCAGCGAGGTCACTCCGCTGACCACCATGATGCTCGCCGAGATCTTCACCGAGGCGGGCCTGCCCGATGGTGTGTTCAATGTCGTGCATGGTGCCGCCTCCGTTGGTCAGGCAATCACCGCTCACCCGCATATCGCCAAGGTTTCCTTCACTGGCGAAGTGGGTACCGGCAAGAAGGTAATGTCCGCCTCCGCCGCCTCGTCATTGAAGGATGTGACCATGGAGCTGGGTGGCAAGTCGCCGCTGATCGTGTGCCGTGATGCCGATCTCGACCGCGCCGCCGACGCTGCGATGATGGCCAACTTCTATTCCAGTGGACAGATCTGCACCAACGGCACTCGTGTATTTGTCGATAGCGCCATCAAGGCCGAATTCGAGGAGCGCATTGTCGAGCGAGTGGCACGTATCAAGGCCGGTGACCCGCTTGATCCGCAGGTCAACTTCGGCCCGCTGGTCAGCTTCGAGCATCAGGCCAAGGTATTGTCCTATATCGAACTCGGCAAACAGGAAGGTGCTCGAGTACTGGCTGGTGGCGAAAGCTGGAATGAAGGCGATTGGGCCAATGGTGCCTGGGCTGCGCCCACGGTGTTCACCGATTGCAGCGATGAGATGCGCATCGTACGTGAGGAAATCTTCGGCCCGGTGATGTCGATTCTGTCCTTCGATGACGACGAAGAGGCTATCGCTCGTGCCAACAACACTACCTATGGTCTGGCCGCCGGTGTCTTCACCGAAAGCCTCAATCGCGCGCACCGCATGATCCATCGGCTTGAGGCCGGTATCTGCTGGATCAATACCTGGGGCGAGTCGCCTGCCGAGATGCCGGTTGGCGGCTACAAGCAATCAGGTGTCGGGCGCGAGAACGGTATCGAGACCCTTGCTCACTATACCCAGACCAAGTCAGTGCAGGTCGAGATGGGGCCCTTCGCCTCGGTGTTCTGA
- a CDS encoding zinc-dependent alcohol dehydrogenase family protein, whose amino-acid sequence MTIAHQMPAGRSTKPMKALVYEGPGQRSWKDKPRPCIEKPTDTIVRLTHTTICGTDLHILKGDVPTVEAGRTLGHEGIGIVEEVGDSVSSVKQGDQVLISCITSCGHCDYCKQGMYAHCRDGGWILGHKIDGTQAEFVRIPHADNSLYRLPPGLDPAAALMLSDILPTGHEIGALNGEVKLGDTVAIVGAGPIGLAALLTSRFYSPAHIIMVDPDENRLAVARQLGATEIVSTNPVEEIMSLTHGEGVDVAMEAVGIPETFDICQSILRPGGKLANIGVHGKSVDFHIEDLWIKNITLRTGLVNTNTIPVLMRFLESGGIDAESLITHRFDLNDIEQAYNVFAQAASEKAIKVLLTS is encoded by the coding sequence ATGACGATAGCCCACCAGATGCCAGCTGGAAGGAGTACAAAGCCAATGAAAGCTCTTGTCTATGAAGGCCCTGGCCAACGAAGCTGGAAAGACAAGCCTCGTCCCTGTATCGAGAAGCCAACAGATACTATCGTGCGGTTGACACATACCACCATTTGCGGGACCGACCTGCACATACTGAAGGGAGACGTCCCCACGGTGGAAGCCGGACGTACACTGGGTCATGAAGGAATTGGAATTGTCGAAGAAGTCGGCGACAGCGTGAGCAGCGTGAAACAAGGAGACCAGGTACTTATCTCCTGCATTACCTCTTGCGGTCACTGTGACTACTGCAAACAGGGAATGTACGCTCACTGTCGCGATGGTGGCTGGATTCTGGGTCACAAGATTGATGGCACGCAAGCGGAATTCGTGCGCATCCCTCATGCCGATAACAGCCTCTATCGGCTACCTCCAGGGCTTGATCCCGCTGCTGCCCTGATGCTGAGCGATATCCTCCCAACTGGCCATGAGATCGGCGCACTCAATGGAGAAGTCAAACTCGGAGATACCGTCGCTATCGTCGGCGCAGGCCCCATCGGTCTTGCAGCTCTACTGACATCGCGCTTCTATTCTCCTGCCCACATCATCATGGTTGACCCCGATGAAAACCGACTGGCCGTAGCCCGTCAGCTAGGGGCAACCGAAATCGTGAGCACTAACCCTGTCGAGGAGATCATGAGCCTCACCCATGGTGAAGGCGTCGATGTCGCAATGGAGGCGGTAGGTATCCCTGAGACATTCGATATCTGTCAAAGCATTTTGAGGCCAGGTGGAAAACTCGCCAACATCGGGGTGCATGGCAAAAGCGTAGACTTCCACATCGAGGATTTGTGGATCAAGAACATCACACTACGTACCGGGCTGGTGAACACCAACACCATCCCCGTGCTGATGCGTTTCCTCGAATCAGGTGGCATTGATGCAGAGAGCCTGATCACTCACCGCTTCGACTTGAATGACATTGAACAGGCCTACAACGTTTTCGCACAAGCAGCCTCGGAAAAGGCAATCAAGGTACTACTTACCTCATGA